Proteins encoded in a region of the Bradyrhizobium sp. CB3481 genome:
- a CDS encoding SGNH/GDSL hydrolase family protein: MKYAFGRALSLVAVVAFSLVTLPASASIYNSLVVFGDSLSDSGNNAILIGANPGQTITGNTYVPSQPYGSGAYSNGPVWASSVATQLGVPLLPSLAGGTNYAYGGATTGPAGNGFPFSLLTQANQYLAANSASANALYVIAGGGNDARAALAAIAACGPGCPGPTVAATIAATATQYANNVGSIINALQASGAQHIVVWNTPNLGLAPAVTAAGASALGTLLAASMNAALAAQLSLEPDVKAFDIFTLGTTIALNPGAFGFTNVTDACGAIVGANCATYAYWDGIHPTAAAHEKIAEAFLAVTAVPEPSTWFMMVVGFGFVGFVAYRRRPQPGALAAA, translated from the coding sequence ATGAAGTACGCATTCGGTAGAGCGCTATCGCTGGTTGCCGTCGTCGCTTTTTCGTTGGTAACCCTGCCGGCTTCGGCCAGCATCTATAATTCGCTCGTTGTCTTCGGCGACAGCCTGTCGGACAGCGGCAACAACGCCATCCTCATCGGCGCCAATCCCGGACAGACGATTACCGGCAACACCTACGTTCCCAGTCAGCCCTATGGCTCCGGCGCTTACAGCAACGGACCGGTTTGGGCGTCGAGCGTCGCAACGCAACTCGGCGTCCCGCTGCTGCCATCGCTTGCTGGCGGAACGAACTACGCCTATGGCGGCGCGACGACGGGTCCGGCCGGCAACGGCTTTCCGTTCAGCCTTCTCACCCAGGCCAACCAGTACCTCGCCGCCAACAGTGCCTCGGCCAATGCGCTTTATGTGATTGCCGGCGGCGGCAACGACGCCCGGGCTGCGCTCGCCGCGATCGCCGCCTGCGGTCCGGGGTGCCCCGGCCCGACGGTGGCCGCGACAATCGCGGCAACGGCCACGCAGTACGCAAACAATGTCGGCTCGATCATCAATGCGCTCCAGGCGAGTGGCGCGCAGCACATCGTGGTCTGGAATACGCCCAATCTCGGACTGGCGCCGGCGGTTACAGCGGCGGGCGCATCCGCATTGGGAACGCTCCTCGCCGCCAGCATGAACGCCGCGCTGGCCGCGCAGCTTTCGCTTGAGCCGGACGTCAAGGCGTTCGACATCTTCACCTTGGGCACGACGATCGCGCTCAATCCGGGAGCGTTTGGCTTTACCAATGTGACCGATGCCTGCGGCGCGATCGTCGGCGCGAACTGCGCCACCTACGCGTACTGGGACGGCATTCACCCGACAGCGGCGGCGCATGAGAAAATCGCCGAGGCATTCCTTGCGGTGACCGCGGTCCCCGAGCCTTCCACCTGGTTCATGATGGTGGTCGGCTTTGGGTTTGTCGGCTTCGTGGCGTACCGCCGCCGGCCACAACCTGGCGCGCTTGCCGCGGCCTGA
- a CDS encoding M20/M25/M40 family metallo-hydrolase, whose amino-acid sequence MTLARSILAIAFLAIAQHALVQDVRAQDAAAPNLEAILNSPKVVKALDDIKADDERTFAEQKRITEIPAPPFKEKVRAEFYQKRMQELGFKDASIDAEGNVIALRKGSGGGRPKLVVSAHLDTVFPEGTDVTVKEKDGAIIAPGIGDDSRGLAALLSLIKAINENQIGTVGDIMFVGTVGEEELGNLRGVKALFRDHADIDGFISIDGLGITRVVNQATGSHRYEFVFKGPGGHSFAEFGLPSATHAMGRAIAKIAELQPPSDPKTTFTVGTVTGGTSVNAIAAEARMAVDMRSNSEEELLKLEARLLELVKEAVADENARWKSDKMTVEARLIGDRPAGIVPMDSPIVQATQRTVAAVTKGPRPTFAGSSTDSNIAMSLGIPAVTIGGGGEGGNWHSRNEWYKPVNAWYGPQNALLTVLMLSGLDGVTKPALSVRKAGK is encoded by the coding sequence ATGACGCTCGCCCGATCGATCCTGGCCATTGCCTTCCTCGCCATCGCGCAGCACGCGCTGGTGCAGGACGTCAGGGCGCAAGATGCTGCCGCGCCCAACCTCGAGGCCATTCTCAATAGTCCCAAGGTGGTCAAGGCGCTCGACGACATCAAGGCCGACGACGAGCGGACGTTTGCCGAGCAGAAGCGCATCACTGAAATTCCGGCGCCGCCGTTCAAGGAAAAGGTCCGCGCCGAATTCTACCAGAAGCGGATGCAGGAGCTGGGTTTTAAGGACGCATCGATCGATGCCGAGGGCAATGTGATCGCGCTGCGCAAGGGCAGCGGCGGCGGTCGGCCGAAGCTCGTGGTGTCGGCGCATCTCGACACGGTATTTCCCGAAGGCACCGACGTCACCGTGAAGGAAAAGGACGGCGCGATCATTGCGCCCGGCATCGGCGATGATTCACGCGGGCTGGCGGCGCTGTTGTCGCTGATCAAGGCGATCAACGAGAATCAGATCGGAACCGTCGGCGACATCATGTTCGTCGGCACGGTCGGAGAGGAAGAGCTCGGCAATCTGCGCGGCGTCAAGGCGCTGTTCCGCGACCATGCCGACATCGACGGCTTCATCTCGATCGACGGGCTCGGCATCACCCGCGTCGTCAACCAGGCGACCGGCAGCCATCGCTACGAGTTCGTCTTCAAGGGACCGGGCGGGCACTCGTTCGCGGAATTCGGCCTGCCGAGCGCGACCCATGCGATGGGCCGGGCGATCGCGAAGATCGCCGAGCTGCAGCCGCCGTCCGATCCCAAGACCACCTTCACCGTCGGCACCGTGACCGGCGGCACCTCGGTCAACGCCATCGCCGCGGAAGCGCGGATGGCGGTCGACATGCGCTCGAACTCGGAGGAGGAGCTGCTCAAGCTCGAGGCCCGGCTGCTTGAACTGGTGAAGGAAGCGGTGGCGGATGAAAACGCCCGCTGGAAGTCCGACAAGATGACGGTCGAGGCCCGGCTGATCGGCGACCGCCCGGCCGGAATCGTGCCGATGGATTCGCCGATCGTGCAGGCCACCCAGCGCACGGTCGCCGCCGTCACCAAGGGCCCGCGCCCGACCTTTGCCGGCTCCTCGACCGATTCCAACATCGCGATGTCGCTCGGCATTCCCGCCGTCACGATCGGCGGCGGCGGGGAGGGCGGCAACTGGCACTCGCGCAACGAATGGTACAAGCCGGTCAACGCCTGGTACGGCCCGCAGAATGCGCTGCTGACGGTCTTGATGCTGTCCGGCCTCGATGGCGTCACCAAACCGGCGCTTTCGGTACGAAAAGCCGGCAAATAG
- a CDS encoding acetolactate synthase large subunit, whose amino-acid sequence MNGAESLVRTLVAGGVDVCFSNPGTSEMHFVAALDRVEGMRCVLGLFEGVVTGAADGYYRMKGTPASTLLHLGPGLANGLANLHNAKKANSGIVNIVGQHATYHIGYNAPLTSDIEGLARPMSAWVRTSPDANSVAADGAAAIAAAKAAQIATLILPADTAWNEADGIAQVPQDSQRASYSAQAVDHAAKVLRNGGASTLLLMTGSALTEHGLDLAARIAGKTGCKVMAQTYNPRMARGKGRFSVDRIPYVIEQALPILKDFKNIVLVEANDPVAFFAYPNKPSMLKPQGCEVHRMTSGAENSVAALEALAGALHAQPSDRQPQKLVEIAKPTGALTHASIAQAIAMAIPENAIVVDESVTTGRGFFPPTAAAAPHDWLQNMGGSIGFSTPVATGAAVACPDRKVICMVGDGSAMYTLQSLWTQAREGLNVVTIVFANRIYQILRGEFDGVGAGEPGQRAQDMLKIDRPTLDFVAMAKGMGVPGRAVANADDFNKALAEAIAEPGPRLIEVQM is encoded by the coding sequence ATGAACGGTGCGGAAAGTCTGGTGCGGACGTTGGTCGCAGGCGGTGTTGACGTCTGCTTCAGCAATCCCGGCACCTCGGAGATGCATTTTGTCGCCGCGCTGGACCGGGTCGAAGGGATGCGCTGCGTGCTCGGCCTGTTCGAGGGCGTGGTGACGGGCGCAGCCGACGGCTATTACCGCATGAAGGGCACGCCGGCGTCGACGCTGCTGCATCTCGGCCCCGGTCTCGCCAACGGCCTTGCCAATCTGCACAACGCCAAGAAGGCCAATTCCGGCATCGTCAACATCGTCGGCCAGCATGCGACCTACCATATCGGCTACAACGCCCCGCTGACATCAGACATCGAGGGGTTGGCGCGGCCGATGTCGGCCTGGGTGCGGACCTCGCCGGATGCCAACTCTGTCGCCGCCGACGGCGCGGCCGCCATCGCGGCGGCGAAAGCTGCGCAGATCGCCACCCTGATCCTGCCCGCCGACACCGCCTGGAACGAGGCCGACGGCATCGCGCAGGTGCCGCAGGACAGCCAGCGCGCCAGCTATTCCGCGCAGGCCGTCGACCATGCCGCCAAGGTCTTGCGCAACGGCGGCGCGTCGACGCTGCTGCTGATGACCGGCAGCGCGCTCACCGAGCACGGGTTGGATCTGGCGGCCCGGATCGCCGGCAAGACCGGCTGCAAGGTGATGGCGCAGACCTATAATCCGCGCATGGCGCGCGGCAAGGGCCGTTTCTCGGTCGACCGCATTCCTTACGTGATCGAGCAGGCGCTGCCGATCCTGAAAGACTTCAAGAATATCGTTCTGGTCGAGGCCAACGACCCCGTCGCCTTCTTCGCCTATCCGAACAAGCCGAGCATGCTCAAGCCGCAAGGCTGCGAGGTGCACCGCATGACCTCAGGCGCGGAAAATTCGGTGGCGGCGCTGGAAGCGCTGGCCGGCGCGCTGCACGCGCAGCCGTCCGACCGCCAGCCGCAGAAGCTGGTCGAGATCGCCAAACCGACCGGCGCGCTGACGCATGCCTCGATCGCGCAGGCCATTGCGATGGCAATCCCGGAAAACGCCATCGTGGTCGACGAATCCGTCACCACCGGCCGCGGCTTCTTTCCGCCGACGGCGGCCGCCGCGCCGCACGACTGGCTGCAGAACATGGGCGGCTCGATCGGCTTCTCGACGCCGGTCGCGACCGGCGCCGCGGTGGCGTGTCCTGATCGTAAAGTCATCTGCATGGTCGGCGACGGCAGCGCGATGTACACGCTGCAATCGCTGTGGACGCAGGCGCGCGAGGGGCTCAATGTCGTCACGATCGTGTTCGCCAACCGGATCTACCAGATCCTGCGCGGCGAGTTCGATGGCGTCGGCGCCGGCGAGCCCGGACAGCGGGCGCAGGACATGCTCAAGATCGACCGGCCGACGCTGGACTTCGTTGCGATGGCCAAGGGCATGGGTGTGCCGGGCCGCGCGGTCGCCAATGCCGACGATTTCAACAAAGCGCTGGCGGAAGCCATCGCCGAGCCCGGACCGCGGCTGATCGAAGTGCAGATGTAG
- a CDS encoding L,D-transpeptidase, whose amino-acid sequence MTRAFALLFAALTMLAGAGQARAQGLFQFEDSRDIMGGGPGFFRPGMPSGASPIPRTTVYFDSNYAPGTILISTAERRLYLVLGNGQALRYGIGVGRDGFRWSGTHRITAKKEWPSWTPPAQMLRRRPDLPRHMPGGIENPLGARAMYLGSTLYRIHGSNEPETIGQAVSSGCFRMTNEDVTDLYSRVRIGTTVIVRN is encoded by the coding sequence ATGACCCGGGCTTTTGCTTTGCTGTTTGCGGCGCTCACCATGCTGGCGGGGGCCGGCCAGGCACGGGCCCAAGGTTTATTCCAATTCGAAGACTCGCGTGACATCATGGGCGGCGGCCCCGGTTTCTTCCGGCCCGGCATGCCCTCGGGAGCAAGTCCGATCCCGCGCACCACCGTGTACTTCGACAGCAATTATGCGCCGGGCACGATTCTTATCTCCACCGCCGAGCGGCGGCTCTATCTCGTGCTCGGCAACGGCCAGGCGCTCCGCTATGGCATCGGCGTCGGCCGCGACGGTTTTCGCTGGAGCGGAACCCACCGCATCACGGCGAAGAAGGAATGGCCGTCCTGGACGCCGCCGGCCCAGATGCTGCGGCGGCGACCCGACCTGCCGCGCCACATGCCCGGCGGCATCGAAAATCCGCTCGGCGCACGGGCGATGTATCTGGGATCGACGCTCTACCGCATCCACGGCTCCAACGAGCCCGAGACGATCGGACAGGCTGTCTCCTCCGGCTGCTTCCGCATGACCAACGAGGACGTCACCGATCTCTATAGCCGCGTCCGCATCGGCACCACGGTCATCGTCAGGAATTGA
- a CDS encoding DUF2927 domain-containing protein: protein MLGEIPVPPAAAGEIAAIAQRQRTEKKSFSDNEIVDGFFKIAFGAEYHLAGRVDRIRKYDGPVRVFADGSRADRKAQLAKIVADIAARVQHLDIAMAESLEDANVQVKLVRDRDLQKTITTFYGSERAREIRSSLDPQCLSGFRKNEKFEIERSDVILTVDNGDFVFFDCAYEELLQSLGPINDTSTVPWTMFNDNVSMGYFDVYDQYLLNLLYDPRIKPGMTVQEAKAVLPDVLADVRAWVRKVNNLTQ, encoded by the coding sequence ATGCTCGGCGAAATCCCCGTGCCGCCGGCGGCCGCCGGCGAGATTGCGGCGATCGCGCAGCGTCAGCGCACCGAGAAAAAGAGCTTCAGCGACAACGAGATCGTCGATGGCTTTTTTAAGATCGCGTTCGGCGCCGAGTATCACCTTGCCGGCCGCGTCGACCGCATTCGCAAATATGACGGACCGGTGCGGGTGTTCGCCGACGGCAGCCGCGCCGACCGCAAGGCGCAGCTCGCGAAAATCGTGGCCGACATCGCCGCGCGCGTCCAGCATCTCGACATCGCCATGGCTGAAAGCCTCGAAGACGCCAATGTGCAGGTCAAGCTGGTGCGCGACCGCGACCTGCAGAAGACCATCACGACCTTTTACGGCAGCGAGCGGGCGCGCGAAATTCGCTCCTCGCTCGATCCGCAATGCCTGTCGGGCTTTCGCAAGAACGAGAAGTTCGAGATCGAGCGCTCCGACGTCATCCTCACCGTCGACAATGGCGATTTCGTCTTCTTCGATTGCGCCTACGAGGAGCTGCTGCAGTCGCTCGGGCCGATCAACGACACCTCGACCGTGCCCTGGACCATGTTCAACGACAATGTCTCGATGGGCTATTTCGACGTCTACGACCAGTATCTGCTCAACCTGCTCTACGATCCCCGGATCAAGCCCGGCATGACCGTGCAGGAGGCCAAGGCGGTGCTGCCGGACGTCCTTGCCGACGTCCGCGCCTGGGTGCGCAAGGTCAACAACCTGACGCAGTGA